A genome region from Nycticebus coucang isolate mNycCou1 chromosome 22, mNycCou1.pri, whole genome shotgun sequence includes the following:
- the UBIAD1 gene encoding ubiA prenyltransferase domain-containing protein 1: MAALEALGEKINILEAETVKVGERDQLGNDCPEQGRLPQRSWRQKCASYVLALRPWSFSASLTPVALGSALAYRSHGVLDPRLLVGCAVAVLAVHGAGNLVNTYYDFSKGIDHKKSDDRTLVDRILEPQDVVWFGVFLYTLGCVCAACLYSLSPLKLEHLALIYFGGLSGSFLYTGGIGFKYVALGDLIILITFGPLAVMFAYAVQVGSLAIFPLVYAIPLALSTEAILHSNNTRDMESDREAGIVTLAILIGPTFSYILYNTLLFLPYLVFSILAIHCSISLALPLLTIPMAFSLERQFRSQAFNKLPQRTAKLNLLLGLFYVFGIILAPAGSLPKL; the protein is encoded by the exons ATGGCGGCCTTGGAGGCCCTGGGGGAGAAGATTAACATCCTGGAGGCAGAGACCGTCAAGGTTGGGGAGAGGGACCAACTGGGGAACGACTGTCCAGAGCAGGGCAGGTTACCACAGCGCTCCTGGAGGCAGAAGTGCGCCTCCTACGTGCTGGCCTTGAGGCCCTGGAGCTTCAGTGCCTCACTCACCCCAGTGGCCCTGGGCAGTGCTCTGGCATACAGATCTCATGGCGTCCTGGATCCCAGGCTGTTGGTGGGTTGTGCAGTGGCTGTCCTGGCTGTGCACGGGGCCGGCAATTTGGTCAACACTTATTATGACTTTTCCAAGGGTATTGACCACAAAAAGAGTGATGATAGGACCCTAGTAGACCGAATCTTGGAGCCCCAGGATGTTGTTTGGTTTGGAGTCTTCCTCTATACCTTGGGCTGTGTCTGTGCCGCTTGCCTCTACTCCCTGTCCCCTCTGAAGCTGGAGCACTTGGCTCTCATCTACTTTGGAGGCCTGTCTGGCTCCTTTCTCTACACAGGAG GAATTGGATTCAAGTATGTGGCTCTGGGAGACCTCATCATCCTCATCACCTTTGGCCCGCTGGCTGTGATGTTCGCCTACGCCGTCCAGGTGGGATCCCTGGCCATCTTTCCACTGGTCTATGCTATCCCCCTTGCCCTTAGCACCGAGGCCATTCTCCATTCCAACAACACCAGGGACATGGAGTCCGACCGGGAAGCTGGCATCGTCACGCTTGCCATCCTCATCGGCCCCACCTTCTCCTACATTCTCTACAACACGCTGCTCTTCCTGCCCTACCTGGTCTTCAGTATCCTGGCCATTCACTGCAGCATCAGCCTGGCTTTGCCCCTGCTCACTATCCCCATGGCTTTTTCCCTTGAGAGACAGTTCCGAAGCCAGGCCTTCAACAAGTTGCCCCAGAGGACTGCCAAGCTCAACCTCCTGCTGGGACTTTTCTATGTCTTTGGCATTATTCTGGCACCAGCAGGCAGTCTGCCCAAACTTTAA